AAATGAGCGTATTCGCTTATAAAATGACTCGCAGTGACTTTTCGCCCACGATTGATAGTAACGCTCAGGTTAAATTTATTAACACAATTGGAGTAATGGGGAAGCGAACAGGAGTAGTTTTCAGTTTACGCCGCTCATGTTTCCGTTTCGGCTGTCCGTTTTTCAGTTTGTACTGCCTATTTTTCAGTTTGTACTGATAGTGTTACGTAAGAAAAGCTGCCACACTCGCGTAGTGGGGGATGTGCGCTAGACAGGTGGCGGTTGGCTACATACAATTTCGCTATGGTCTATCTTGCCAGCCGTCCCGCGGTCAGGATTATGTTTACGGGCGGATGGCGACACCGTTGGGTGTTGGTTACAGAGTCCGAAAGCCAGCGTTAACCGATCTTTGCCTTGTTGCGATTAAAAGGGGTTTGAAGAATGTCATTTGAAGTGTTTGAAAAGCTGGAAGCGAAAGTTCAGCAGGCGATTGATACCATCACGCTGTTGCAAATGGAAATTGAAGAGCTGAAAGAGCAGAACAACGCGTTGTCGCAGGATGTGCAGGCGGCAGCGGGTTCACGTGAAGCGCTGGTGCGCGAGAACGAGCAGTTGAAAGAAGAACAAGTGGTATGGCAAGAACGCCTGCGCGCGCTGTTAGGCAAAATGGAAGAAGTCTAATAGGACTTGCTGGCTCAGACGAAGGAACGGCTTATCGATTGAGCCAAATAAAAAAGGGCGTCTATCGCCCTTTTTTGTGCTGATGTCACCGCAATAAAAACGCGGGAATTCAACGATATTATTCAATATCCAGCGGGTCTTCCGCCAAAATAATACCGGTATTATCGGCATACAGATGGTCACCGGAGAAGAAGGTGACGCCACCGAAGTTGACGCGAATATCGCTCTCGCCGATGCCTTCGCTACCTGCGCCGACCGGAATTGCTGCCATCGCCTGAATACCGATATCCAGCTCAGCCAAATCGTCAACCTGACGCACCGCGCCATAAACGACAATGCCTTCCCACTCGTTTTGCGTCGCCAGCCGGGCGATTTCCGCGTTGATCAACGCGCGACGCACCGAGCCGCCGCCATCAACCAGAAGCACGCGCCCAAGGCCGTTCTCTTCAAGGAGATCGAACAGCAGGCCGTTATCCTCAAAACATTTCACCGTGGTGATCTTGCCACCAAATGAAGTACGCCCGCCAAAATTAGAGAACAGAGGCTCAACAACATTCACCTCTTCGTGGTAGATATCGCACAGTTCGGAAGTATCGTATTTCATAGGATTAACGTCTGTTTGCCGCCGGAATCATGAGTATATCCCTTTCTGGCGGCTGTTGGCAAAATCATCAAATGTTAACTTGATGCGTATCAGTAAATACGCACCACTTTTCGCCCGCGCTCACTTTACCCGCACTAACTCAATATCACGCCAACGGCGAACAGAATGTTGGTCAGCAGCGCGCCTTTCACCGTTTTTTCCAGCATCGGACGCATACTGAATGCGCTGGTTTCACGCAGCACATAGCGCGCCTGCTGAATCAGCAACGGGAGCGCCAGAATAAAGAGCCAGCCCGCCAGGCTGTGCAGATAAAACGTGGCAAACAGACCGAGACAAACCGGTGCCAGCAACAGCAGCATCGTGTGATAGAAGCGCGCTTTTTCCGCACCAAGACGTACTGCCAGCGTGTTCTTTCCGCTGATGCGATCGTTGTCGATATCGCGCAGGTTGTTGATGTTCAGCACCGCCGTCGCCAACAGACCGCAGGCCGTCGCAGGCAGCATCACGATGCTGTCGAAATGGCCGGTTTGCAGATAATACGACCCCGCGACGCTGAGCCAGCCGAAAAAGATCAGCACTGAGATATCGCCGAGTCCGATATAGCCGTAGGGCTTGTTACCGACGGTATAGGTGATGGCGGCGAAAATCGCCAGCAGCCCCAGAATCAGGAAACCAAAGATATCCGCTGGCTTTTCACACGCCAGAATCACCAAGCTCACGCCGGAAATGATGGTGAGCACCACGGTCACGATTAGCGCATTGCGCAGCTGCGTCAGCGTAATCGCCCCGGTCTGGATGCCGCGCAACGGCCCGATGCGTTCCTCGGTATCGCTGCCTTTTATCGCATCCCCATAGTCGTTCGCCAGATTGGAAAGGATTTGCAGCAGTCCGGCGGTTAACAACGCCAGTAATGCTACGCCCGGTTTAAAGCTGCTATGCCAGCTCGCGATCGCCGAGCCGGTGACGATGGACGCAAAAGCTAATGGCAACGTCTTTGGACGCAGGCTATCCAGCCAGGCTTTGGTTTTGCTGCTATGGGTCGATAAGGTCATGGTGTGCTT
The nucleotide sequence above comes from Pectobacterium brasiliense. Encoded proteins:
- the rraA gene encoding ribonuclease E activity regulator RraA, whose protein sequence is MKYDTSELCDIYHEEVNVVEPLFSNFGGRTSFGGKITTVKCFEDNGLLFDLLEENGLGRVLLVDGGGSVRRALINAEIARLATQNEWEGIVVYGAVRQVDDLAELDIGIQAMAAIPVGAGSEGIGESDIRVNFGGVTFFSGDHLYADNTGIILAEDPLDIE
- a CDS encoding 1,4-dihydroxy-2-naphthoate polyprenyltransferase — its product is MTLSTHSSKTKAWLDSLRPKTLPLAFASIVTGSAIASWHSSFKPGVALLALLTAGLLQILSNLANDYGDAIKGSDTEERIGPLRGIQTGAITLTQLRNALIVTVVLTIISGVSLVILACEKPADIFGFLILGLLAIFAAITYTVGNKPYGYIGLGDISVLIFFGWLSVAGSYYLQTGHFDSIVMLPATACGLLATAVLNINNLRDIDNDRISGKNTLAVRLGAEKARFYHTMLLLLAPVCLGLFATFYLHSLAGWLFILALPLLIQQARYVLRETSAFSMRPMLEKTVKGALLTNILFAVGVILS
- the zapB gene encoding septal ring assembly protein ZapB, producing MSFEVFEKLEAKVQQAIDTITLLQMEIEELKEQNNALSQDVQAAAGSREALVRENEQLKEEQVVWQERLRALLGKMEEV